Proteins encoded by one window of Ulvibacter sp. MAR_2010_11:
- a CDS encoding amidohydrolase family protein, producing MKNIKNIIFILALLTIGNRTLSQTNSNNGIALTNVTIIDVENSLQMEEMTIIIEGEKIKSIQPSDSTSLKNIGQIIDLKGNYVIPGLIDSHVHLFRPKNRIEILTALLYSGITTVRDMGGDARMYQSLMKEIENGTLDGPDIYYSANFFGPTFLEDPRTKFAASGYQPGEAPWMRMITEETNLQQVVSEVKEVGATGIKVYSNITPPLLNKISNEAHTQGLQMWSHSSVFPSKPSDAVTAGVDVLSHGVGMIFETQSNLPISFNDAIKNHIKLQDFKNTDATAPEFLSLFKTMKLNETIFEPTLSSWKPIIRAQEQKNAVVEQVNPTAHLKAAAKTIDPLAMDDWAKRITKAAYQNGVTIAAGTDFNTTIKWVQDEIIFLTECGLSNLDALKAATLNNARAIGIEDTHGSISINKKANLVILSQNPLEDIKNIRTVISVYKNGKKYLKKE from the coding sequence ATGAAAAATATAAAGAATATTATATTCATTCTAGCACTATTAACTATAGGTAATAGAACACTTTCTCAGACAAATTCAAATAATGGAATTGCGCTGACAAATGTCACAATAATTGATGTTGAAAATTCCCTACAGATGGAAGAAATGACCATCATTATTGAGGGTGAAAAAATTAAATCGATTCAACCAAGTGATTCAACAAGCTTAAAAAATATAGGACAAATTATTGATCTTAAGGGAAACTATGTAATTCCAGGACTCATAGATTCTCACGTACATCTTTTTAGACCCAAAAACCGCATCGAAATTTTAACAGCACTACTTTATTCAGGCATTACAACGGTTCGTGATATGGGAGGCGATGCGCGAATGTACCAATCGCTGATGAAGGAGATCGAAAATGGAACTTTGGATGGACCGGATATCTACTACTCGGCGAACTTTTTTGGACCGACCTTTCTGGAAGATCCACGAACCAAATTTGCAGCTTCCGGATATCAACCGGGAGAAGCACCATGGATGAGAATGATCACTGAGGAAACAAACCTCCAACAAGTAGTGTCTGAAGTGAAAGAGGTGGGGGCAACCGGAATAAAAGTGTATTCCAATATCACACCGCCATTATTAAACAAAATTAGTAATGAAGCCCATACCCAAGGCTTACAAATGTGGAGTCATTCCAGTGTATTCCCGAGTAAGCCGAGCGATGCGGTAACCGCAGGCGTGGATGTTTTATCACATGGGGTTGGAATGATTTTCGAAACACAATCCAATCTGCCAATTTCTTTTAACGATGCCATAAAAAATCATATAAAACTTCAAGATTTCAAGAATACAGACGCGACAGCTCCGGAGTTTTTGTCATTATTTAAAACGATGAAGCTGAATGAGACCATTTTTGAACCCACATTGTCTTCTTGGAAGCCCATTATTCGTGCTCAAGAACAAAAAAATGCTGTAGTAGAACAAGTGAACCCAACGGCACATTTAAAAGCTGCTGCCAAAACAATAGACCCTCTTGCTATGGATGACTGGGCGAAACGAATTACCAAAGCAGCCTACCAAAATGGAGTTACTATTGCGGCTGGAACAGATTTCAATACAACCATAAAATGGGTTCAAGATGAAATCATCTTTTTGACTGAATGCGGCCTTTCAAATTTGGATGCTTTAAAAGCTGCAACTCTAAACAATGCTAGAGCAATAGGAATCGAAGACACTCACGGCTCAATTTCAATTAATAAAAAAGCCAACTTAGTCATACT
- a CDS encoding cupin domain-containing protein, with protein MSMATEAYIYTHNESELRWMGKTSTHFLATGALTGGAFGLVEEQSMRGVSVPLHKHDNDVESFYILEGEISFFLNDNPGVRATKGSFVHIPGGTIHGFRIESETVRYLILTTPLHVEFYRAISLPLFEAPIDDTTIANACRKYGVEYVGELPV; from the coding sequence ATGAGTATGGCAACCGAGGCATACATTTACACGCATAATGAGAGTGAGTTGCGTTGGATGGGGAAGACATCAACCCACTTCTTAGCCACAGGAGCACTTACCGGAGGAGCATTTGGTCTTGTTGAAGAACAGTCAATGCGGGGTGTGAGCGTGCCGCTTCATAAACACGACAACGATGTAGAGTCTTTCTATATCCTCGAAGGCGAAATATCATTTTTTTTGAACGATAATCCCGGCGTTCGAGCTACCAAGGGTTCCTTTGTACACATTCCGGGAGGCACGATACACGGTTTCCGTATCGAGTCTGAGACCGTACGTTACCTCATCCTCACAACGCCGCTGCACGTGGAATTTTATCGTGCGATTAGCTTGCCTTTGTTTGAAGCTCCAATAGACGATACTACCATTGCCAATGCATGCCGGAAATATGGCGTTGAGTATGTGGGAGAATTGCCGGTTTAA